Proteins from a genomic interval of Danio rerio strain Tuebingen ecotype United States chromosome 4, GRCz12tu, whole genome shotgun sequence:
- the LOC137491229 gene encoding uncharacterized protein: MAFIKEESEDVKIEETFTVKQEDLQEQTDLIEEKEESKDEEHHVKIEEKNNLQTDGILKRRDKNHFTCTQCGKSFGRKGDFKIHMRIHTGEKPFTCTQCGKSFSQSSHLNYHMMIHTGEKPFTCIQCRKSFYFSSNLHRHMRIHTGEKPFTCNQCGKSFSQKSNLNLHMRIHTRKKPFKCTQCGKSFNRSSDLYKHMRIHTGEKPFTCTQCEKSFNFSSNLRRHMRSHTGEKPFTCTQCGKSYNHISHLNQHMMIHTGEKPFKCTQCGKSFSQSSSLNQHMRIHTGEKPFQCTQCRKSFKISSNLYRHMRIHTGEKPFTCPQCGKSFSQSSHLNKHIMSHTGEKPFMSNHLV; the protein is encoded by the coding sequence acctaattgaagagaaagAGGAGAGTAAAGatgaggaacatcatgtcaaaattgaggaaaaaaataatttacagactgatggtattttgaaaaggagagacaagaatcatttcacctgcactcagtgtggaaagagttttggaagaaaaggcgattttaagattcacatgaggatccacactggagagaaaccattcacatgcactcagtgtgggaagagtttcagccaatcatctcaccttaattatcacatgatgatccacactggagagaaaccattcacatgcattcAGTGTAGGAAGAGTTTTTACTTTTCATCAAACCTtcatcgacacatgaggatccacactggagagaaaccattcacatgcaaccagtgtgggaagagtttcagccaaaaatcaaaccttaatctacacatgaggatccacactagaaagaaaccattcaaatgcactcaatgtgggaagagtttcaaccgctcatcagacctttataaacacatgagaatccacactggagagaaaccattcacatgcactcagtgtgagaagagttttaACTTTTCATCAAACCTTCGTCGACACATGaggagccacactggagagaaaccattcacatgcactcagtgtgggaagagttacaACCAcatatcacaccttaatcaacacatgatgatccacactggagagaaaccattcaaatgcactcagtgtgggaagagtttcagccaatcatcatcccttaatcaacacatgagaatccacactggagagaaaccattccaatgcactcagtgtaggaagaGTTTTAAAATTTCATCAAACCTTTatagacacatgaggatccacactggagagaaaccattcacatgccctcagtgtgggaagagtttcagtcaatcatcacaccttaataaacacatcatgagccacactggagagaaaccgttcatgtctaatcatcttgtttaa